AACTTACCTTGTATTTTTAACTGCTCAAGCTCTAAAAGTTTAGAGGTTAATGATTTTGCGATAAGTATGTTTGCCTTAGCTTTTGCATCAGCTTCAATAGTTACAGCGTCAGCTATACCTTGAGCTTCAATTCTCTTCTTTTGAGCTATACCTTCTGCTTCTGCGGCACGTCTAAGTGCCTCTTGTTTAGCTCTTGCAACCTGTTGCTCTGCTCTTTGAACTTCTTGCTTTGCAACTTGAACACGCTCAATTTGTTCTCTTACTTTTATAGGAAGACCTATCTCACGAAGTTGAACTGATTGCAAATCCGCTGGAGTATTTTCAAGGTTTGAGACACTCTTTCTCACATCTCTATCTATCTCTTGAGCTATTTGACTTCTAAGTTGTGGAAGTGATTCTGCATCATACTTACCTACAACACTACGAACAACATCTCTTACAACTGGAGTGATAATCTTCTCTTCCCAGCTAAAGCCCCAGTTTGAAATAGTTTGAGCTGCAAACTGAGAGTTTAGTCTATACTGAACAGTTAGCTCTATGGTAACAGGAAGACCTCTTTTATCCAAAACTGTAATAGCTGGTTTAGAGCCTATTCCAGAACTCATTCCGGCATTAGCTTCAACGCGAGTAGCATAGTTGATGATACGGACTTTAGTATCAACTACATAAACCTTTTGAATCACTGGAACTATAAAGTGCAGACCTGGTAGAAGTGCCTGATCTTGGTACTTACCATTTGTACTCAAAATTCCTCTCTCACCCTCTTGAATGATGGTAAAAGGTTTTGCTAATACCAGCAAAAGTACTACTGCGATTAAAAAGTAAGCTATGCCCGCTTTACCACCACCAAAGTTAAAATCCATCTTAGGCAGCTGTGGACCACCTCCCCCGCCACTAGAGCCTCTACCCGATTTTTGACTAGACTCACTACTCTGGCTTTTTTTCTTATTAAAGTAATCATTCATATCTGATGCCATTAAAATATTATCCTCTTTCATTTTTATTGTTTCCTTGATTTTATTTATCTCTCTTAACACCCATCAACATAAGTCAAATAGTGCGCATACTTTTCATTACGACCAAAAACTATATCGAAGTAAGCACTTTGTAGTTTTTCTGTCATTTCTCCTCGAGAACCATTGCCTATCTCTCTTGCATCTACTATTCTAACAGGTGTTATCTCAGCTGCTGTTCCTGTTAAAAATGCCTCATCTGCGATGTATACTTCTTCTCTAGAGATTTTACGACGCTCCACTTTTATGCCTAAATCTTGTGCTATCTCTATAACTGTTTTTTGACTTATAGAAATAAGGGCATTGTCACTAGGAGGAGTTATTAAAACACCATCTGCTACCATAAAGAAACTAGCTCCTGAAGCTTCTGCAACATAGCCTTGGTCATCTAAAAGCAAGGCTTCATCATAGCCACAATCAATAGCCTCATACTTTGCCATCTGGGAGTTTAGATAGTTAGCTGTTGCTTTTGCTTTACCCATGTTTGAAGTGTTTGATGGTCTATTCATTGAGGCAATTTTTAACTTAATGCCTTTTTGAAGTCCCTCTTCACCTAGATAAGCGCCCCACTCCCATGCACTCATAACAGTCTCAACTGGAGCATTTTTGTGATAAACGCCCATAACACCATAGCCCAGAAATGCAAAAGGACGAATATAGACATTATCACCCGTAAACTCATTCATTTTTACAAGTTGTATTTGAGCTCTGTTCATCTCATCAATACTATAAGGAATATCTATCAAAGTCATTTTAGCTGACTCTTTTAGTCTCTTTGTATGGTCATTTAGGCGAAAAATCGCATAACCTTTTTTAGTTTTATAGGCTTTTGTGCCTTCAATTACACCGTTTCCATAATGAATTGTGTGTGAAAGTACATGTACTTTTGCATCATGCCAAGCTACAAACTCTCCATTCATCCAAATATATTTGGCTGCGTCCATTGATTCTCCAATAATCACTTTTAAAATTGATGGTATTTTAGCCAAATTGCTATTTATTAAGTATTAAGTGTGTTTTTAAGAGTTTAAATAGCGAGATATGAGAGAGTGTTAAGCTCATAAAACTGAGCTTAACTAGATTGATTTTACCAATGAACCTCTGCAGTTATCATAGCAGAGTCCCAATCTTGAGCTACTGAACCTTTATAGCTTCTATTATCACTTGCTCTATATGATTGACCTGAGAGCAACCATTTTAGATTTTTATTTTGTTGCCAAGCTAGACCATAAATGGCACTGTTAGTTTTGTTTTTTTCTTTACTAACTTCATTTTCTGACTCCCAAACATCATAACGACCAATAATAGAAAACTCTTTTTTACTTCCAAAACGAAAGCTAGAGTTTATAGAGTAACCCTCACCATTAAACTGACTTGTTCCTAAGCCTTTATCCGCTCCATCATTATCTGCTTGAACATATTGTGCCGCTATTAAAAAGTTTGGTATGTTGTAAACAGTATGAAGTCCTAATATTTTGTAGTCATAAACTTTATTAACACCATTTACTATAACTTCATTTTGAGAGTTATCCATGTTGTATTGCCCATAAAAGGAAGCATCAAAGTAGCTATCTTTTGTAGGTTTTCTTTTCATTTTACCATTTCCTAAAAAAGCACCTGTTAATCTCCACTCAGCAGAGTTTCCAGAACCGATTTCCTCTTCAGTACCATTTTTACCATGGTAGCCCTCACCATTAAATATACCTATCTCAGATGTAAAATAATCAGTTTTAGTTTTAAAGTTAAAACCTAAATCTGCAGAGTTTGTAAGATGAGCTGCTTCACTAGCTTCAATGAAAACTTTGGATATTGAACGCATCCACCAACCTTGATGCTCTTCATAATCAATCCAAGGACGATGTGCCATACCTATCTCAACACCAGTAAATGGTAAAATATCATCTAAATAAATGTAGGCATATTTAGCAAAAATATCTGCATAGTCATCTTTACCAGAACTATACACAGTATCTAAGGTGACACGTAAGTAAGACTTAGGATCCTCAAGTAAATAAGCTTTAACTTGAAGATAGTTTCTTCTAAGTTCAAAGTTTCCAGTTGACTTTTGAGCTATTGGACCACCATCAGAAGCACTTAAATTTTTCTTATCTTGATATATATAGCCCAAATAGTGTGTACCACTAAACTGAAGTTTTGAGCTTTTTGAAAAAAGTGGAGTCTCTTTACTCTTTAGCTCTACTCTACCATCAGCTGGTGTTGTAAAAACTTGACCTTTATCGTCCGTATAAAGCTTAATATCGCTCGCATCTGCCTCAAGAGCAGATATTGTTAATACTGCCAAAGATATCAAGATGGTTTTTTTCATTTTTTGATTTTCCTTTTTTAAATTTGTGCAAGTATAAAATAATTTTATTACATCAAGATTACATTAATTTAGTTATAGGTAATATATAAGGATTTAAAGGATATTTATGCGTTATGAAGATTTTGACAAAGCGTTAGAGAGTTTAAACATAGTTACAAGGATGACTCAAAGTGAGCTAAAAAACCAATATCTAAGACTATCAAAAAAATACCATCCAGATATGCCTGATGGAAGTGATGAGAGGTTTAAAGAGATTTCAGAAGCATACAAGCTCATACGAAATTATATGAGAAATTATAGATTTTCACTAGATAAAGATGAGTTTGACTCTCAAAATCCTCTCTCAAATAGGCCAGACGACTGGTTTAAAAGTTTTAACTCTTGATCTCTTCTTTAAGCGAGTACTGAAACATTTTCTCCATGGCAATTGCTTCATCTCGTCCATATACTATGATTTCATCATCAACTTTTAGCTCTTTGTTTGGTATTTGGTCTTTGTACTCAACAAAGTTTAGTATGTGTTTGATGCAGTTTAGTCTTGCTTTTTTCTTGTTGTCACTCTTTACTATAGTCCACGGTGCAAAATCTGTATGAGTTTGACTTAGCATCATATACTTTGCAAGTGAGTACTCATTCCAAAGTCTTTGTGACTCTTTGTCAACTGTTGAGAATTTATGCTGTTTTAGTGGGTCCGTCTCTCTAGCTTTAAACCTTTTTGCTTGTTCATCTTTTGAAACTGAGAAGTAAAACTTAAAAATTTTTATATCTTCATCGACTATCATATCTTCAAACTTTGGTGCATCTTTTAAAAACTGATGATGCTGTCTCTCTGTACAAAAGCCCATTACAGGCTCTACCATAGCTCTGTTATACCAACTCCTATCAAAGATTACAATCTCTCCAGCAGTTGGCAAGTGTTGCACATATCTTTGAAAATACCACTGGGTTTTTTCTATATCACTTGGTTTTTCTAAGGCTACAACTCTGGCACCCCTAGGATTTAGATTTTCGGTGATCCTTTTTATTGTCCCACCTTTTCCAGCAGCATCACGTCCCTCAAAGATCATAATAACTTTCAAACCATTTGCCTTGATATGGTTTTGAAGTTTTAAAAGTTCTATTTGAAGCTTTGCTAGCTCTTTTTCATAAGCGAGGGTCTCTTCTTTAACCCAGACTTGAACCCTGCCTGTTTTTTTACCCTCTCTTCTGTCGTCTTTGCTCTGTCTTCTGTCTTTTTCTCTTCTATCTTTTTGTCTTTTTCTTTTCTCTTTTTCTTTCACGCTTGATTTCCTTTTAACCTATAAATTTACCAGTACTTGTAACCTGAGCATCCATAATCTCTATCTCTCTAGCGCCTGAGATAACGATTTCTGGATTTGGAGAGTAGTTTAAATGTTCATCTCTTCCCTCATAATCGACCTTGTTGAGTATGACTTTTAGTGACTCTAGTCTTGCAAGCTGTTTATTATTTGAACGAATAATAGTCCATGGAGCACTATGAGAGTGAGTCTGCTTTATCATGTTGTACTTTGTCTGGGTAAATTCATCCCATTTATCTTGAGCTTGAAGGTCTATCTCACTAAGCTTCCACTGTCTGAGTGGGTCATTTTGTCGTCTTTGAAATCTTCTAGCTTGCTCAGCTTTTGTAACACTATAGTAAAGCTTTACTAGTATAATGCCTTGACGAACAAGATCATTTTCAAACCCTTTTACACCCTTCATAAAGTCATCGTACTCTTTTTTAGTACAAAAATTAAAAACAGACTCAACCATAGCTCTGTTGTACCAACTTCTATCAAAAAGAACTATCTCTCCAGCTGTAGGAAAGTGTCGTACATATTTTTGGTAAAACCATTGTGTTCTTTGCTCCTCTGTAGGTTTTCCAAGGGCTACTATCCTATAATGCTTCTCATCCATATATCTTGTAACCCTTCTTATAGTTCCACCTTTTCCAGCGGCATCACGTCCCTCAAAGAGAATAATCATCTTTTGATCTGTGTTTTCAAGATGTTTTTGCAGTTTTATAAGCTCAGCCTGATACGGTTTTAACTTCTGCTCATTGATTCTTTTAAGTTCTACCTTACTTCTTATTTTTTTTGAAGATTTTGACTTTTTGTAGCCTTTAATGAGTTCATCAAGCGTAACCTCAACTCCATCAACTCTAAAGATATTTTGCTGCTTCATCTATATAAAATCCTTACGTCTTTTTTATTAAGTATACATATATTATTCTTGATATTTTCTTCAATTTATAAATACTAAATGCTATGAAAAATTATCAAATGGATCCCAAATCTAGTTTATAAATTAATCATAGGACTCTACTATAAACTAGAAACAACCCAATATTTCTTTTTACTCTCTTGTAACATTCTTTACAAAAATAAAGACTTAAAGTGATGAATTTTTACACAATAGTAGAGCTAGGATTAAATATTTTTGAGATATACTAACACCCATTATAAATCATAGGGAGAAATAATGGGAAAGTTTGTTAACACCACCGAGGAGTTTTTTACTTTTTGTGAAGAACATGATGTTGGATTTGTAGATTTTAGATTTACAGACATTAAAGGTACATGGCACCATGTAAGCTATAGGATGTCTGCTGTAACTACAGAACAATTAGAAGAAGGTTTACCTTTTGATGGCTCATCTATAGAAGCTTGGCAACCTATCAACAAGTCTGATATGCTTCTAAGACCAGATGTAAAAACTGCTTTTTTAGATCCTTTTACTGCTGATCCAACTATCATCGTTTTTTGTGATGTTTATGACATATATAAAAATCAAGCTTATGAGAGATGTCCTCGCTCTATTGCAAAAGCAGCCTTAGAACATACTGAGTCTCTTGGAATTGCTGATACTGCATATTTTGGTCCTGAAAATGAATTTTTTATGTTTGATAACATAACTTTTGTTGACAATATCAACGAAGCAGGTTACAAAATCGATACTGAAGAGGGTGATTGGAACGCTAACAATCCATATACAGATATGTACAACACAGGTCACAGACCGGGAACTAAAGGTGGTTATTTTCCAGTAGCTCCATCTGATTCTGCTGTAGATATTCGTGCTGAGATGATGCAAGTATTAGAACAAGTTGGACTTGAAGTGGTGCTCGGTCACCATGAAGTAGCTCAAGGTCAACATGAAATAGGGATAGTTTTCTCAGATATTATAACTGCTGCTGATAATGTTCAAAAGTACAAATATGTCATAAAAATGGTAGCTCACCTAAATGGGAAAACTGCGACTTTTATGCCTAAACCAATGTTTGGCGACAATGGAAATGGTATGCATGTTCACCAATCTCTTTGGAAAGATGGTAAAAACCTATTTTATAAAAAAGGAAACTATGCAAATGTCTCTGAGATTGGTATACACTATGTTGGCGGTATCTTTAAACACGCTCGCTCAGTAGCAGCTTTTACAAACCCTACGACCAACTCATACAAAAGACTTCTTCCTGGATTTGAAGCACCAAATATTTTGGCTTACTCTTCTCAAAACCGCTCTGCATCTTGTAGAATCCCTTATGGTGCTGGAGAAAAGGCAACTCGTGTTGAGATGCGTTTTCCAGATTCAAGTGCTTGTCCATACCTAGCTTTTGCTGTAATGCTTATGGCAGGACTTGATGGTATAAAAAACAAAGATATTCCTACTGGACCTATGGATGAAAACTTATATGAACTCTCTTTAGATGAGATTCGCGAAAAAGGTATCCCTCAACTCCCACACACTCTTCGTGGTTCACTAGAGGCACTTTTTAGAGATTTCGACTACCTCAAACCTGTCTTTACTGATGAGTTTTTAGAAAGCTATAGACACTACAGATTTGAGA
This sequence is a window from Sulfurimonas hongkongensis. Protein-coding genes within it:
- a CDS encoding prohibitin family protein, whose translation is MASDMNDYFNKKKSQSSESSQKSGRGSSGGGGGPQLPKMDFNFGGGKAGIAYFLIAVVLLLVLAKPFTIIQEGERGILSTNGKYQDQALLPGLHFIVPVIQKVYVVDTKVRIINYATRVEANAGMSSGIGSKPAITVLDKRGLPVTIELTVQYRLNSQFAAQTISNWGFSWEEKIITPVVRDVVRSVVGKYDAESLPQLRSQIAQEIDRDVRKSVSNLENTPADLQSVQLREIGLPIKVREQIERVQVAKQEVQRAEQQVARAKQEALRRAAEAEGIAQKKRIEAQGIADAVTIEADAKAKANILIAKSLTSKLLELEQLKIQGKFNEALQINTDAKIFLTPGGSTPNIWVDTKDVKKRTTAE
- a CDS encoding branched-chain amino acid transaminase yields the protein MDAAKYIWMNGEFVAWHDAKVHVLSHTIHYGNGVIEGTKAYKTKKGYAIFRLNDHTKRLKESAKMTLIDIPYSIDEMNRAQIQLVKMNEFTGDNVYIRPFAFLGYGVMGVYHKNAPVETVMSAWEWGAYLGEEGLQKGIKLKIASMNRPSNTSNMGKAKATANYLNSQMAKYEAIDCGYDEALLLDDQGYVAEASGASFFMVADGVLITPPSDNALISISQKTVIEIAQDLGIKVERRKISREEVYIADEAFLTGTAAEITPVRIVDAREIGNGSRGEMTEKLQSAYFDIVFGRNEKYAHYLTYVDGC
- a CDS encoding DnaJ domain-containing protein; the protein is MRYEDFDKALESLNIVTRMTQSELKNQYLRLSKKYHPDMPDGSDERFKEISEAYKLIRNYMRNYRFSLDKDEFDSQNPLSNRPDDWFKSFNS
- the ppk2 gene encoding polyphosphate kinase 2 — protein: MKEKEKRKRQKDRREKDRRQSKDDRREGKKTGRVQVWVKEETLAYEKELAKLQIELLKLQNHIKANGLKVIMIFEGRDAAGKGGTIKRITENLNPRGARVVALEKPSDIEKTQWYFQRYVQHLPTAGEIVIFDRSWYNRAMVEPVMGFCTERQHHQFLKDAPKFEDMIVDEDIKIFKFYFSVSKDEQAKRFKARETDPLKQHKFSTVDKESQRLWNEYSLAKYMMLSQTHTDFAPWTIVKSDNKKKARLNCIKHILNFVEYKDQIPNKELKVDDEIIVYGRDEAIAMEKMFQYSLKEEIKS
- the ppk2 gene encoding polyphosphate kinase 2, translating into MKQQNIFRVDGVEVTLDELIKGYKKSKSSKKIRSKVELKRINEQKLKPYQAELIKLQKHLENTDQKMIILFEGRDAAGKGGTIRRVTRYMDEKHYRIVALGKPTEEQRTQWFYQKYVRHFPTAGEIVLFDRSWYNRAMVESVFNFCTKKEYDDFMKGVKGFENDLVRQGIILVKLYYSVTKAEQARRFQRRQNDPLRQWKLSEIDLQAQDKWDEFTQTKYNMIKQTHSHSAPWTIIRSNNKQLARLESLKVILNKVDYEGRDEHLNYSPNPEIVISGAREIEIMDAQVTSTGKFIG
- the glnA gene encoding type I glutamate--ammonia ligase, which codes for MGKFVNTTEEFFTFCEEHDVGFVDFRFTDIKGTWHHVSYRMSAVTTEQLEEGLPFDGSSIEAWQPINKSDMLLRPDVKTAFLDPFTADPTIIVFCDVYDIYKNQAYERCPRSIAKAALEHTESLGIADTAYFGPENEFFMFDNITFVDNINEAGYKIDTEEGDWNANNPYTDMYNTGHRPGTKGGYFPVAPSDSAVDIRAEMMQVLEQVGLEVVLGHHEVAQGQHEIGIVFSDIITAADNVQKYKYVIKMVAHLNGKTATFMPKPMFGDNGNGMHVHQSLWKDGKNLFYKKGNYANVSEIGIHYVGGIFKHARSVAAFTNPTTNSYKRLLPGFEAPNILAYSSQNRSASCRIPYGAGEKATRVEMRFPDSSACPYLAFAVMLMAGLDGIKNKDIPTGPMDENLYELSLDEIREKGIPQLPHTLRGSLEALFRDFDYLKPVFTDEFLESYRHYRFERDVWPDEGRPTAYEFKTTYQC